The Micromonospora sp. NBC_00421 DNA window CTTGTCGGAGAGCCCGGTCCCGCGCTGGTCGACGGCGACGACGGTGTGCGTGCGGGCGAGCGCGGGCATCACCTCACGCCAGGCGTACCAGGTCTGCGGCCACCCGCCGACCAGCAGCAGCGGCGGGCCGTCCCCGCCGGTGACCGCGTGCAGCCGCAGCCCGTCCAGCTCCACGAGCCGGCTGGTGAAGACGTCGGTGAACCCGTCGGGCAGCCGCAGCGAACTCAAGGTTGTCATGCCGCCAACCATACCCATCTTGGAACGATCGATACAAGATGGGTATGCTGACAATCATGGCGGGCCGCAAGCAGTTCGACGTGGACGAGGCACTACGACGGGCGATGCTCGTCTTCTGGCGTTGGGGCTGGTCGGAGGCCTCGATCGACCGGCTGACCGAGGGCACCGGCCTGGGCCGCAGCTCGCTCTACGGCACCTTCGGCGACAAGAGCGCCCTCTTCCGGAAGAGCCTCCAGTTGTACGCGCAGACCTACCATCCGCTGTTCGACCAGGCACTGCGCGGCCCCCACCCGGACCCGAGCGCCGTGGTGGCCGCCTTCCTGCAGGTCACCCTGAACCGCATCGCCGATCCGACCGTCCCGGACGGCTGCCTGGTCACGGTGTCGGCAACGCAGTTCCCGGCCCTCGACGCGGAGGGCCAGGCGATGGTCCGCGCGGCGATGGACGGTCTGCGGGCGATGCTGGAGCAGGCGTTGCTGGCGGCCGGGGCCGGCGAGCAGGAGGCGGCCGAGCTGGCGTTGTGCACGCTGGCGACGAACAAGTCCCTGGGGGTGCTGAGCCGCGCCGGCTTCTCCGGCGAGGACCTGGCCACCGTCGCCGCAGCCGCCGCCCACCGCCATGACTAGCTCTGCTGCCCAGCAGCGACGGTGACGCTGACCCCGCGCGACCCGGGAGCGGTCAATGCGTCCAGAAGGTCGCCGGCAGGGCTTCGACGTCGGCCGCGGACCGTTCGAGGAGTGCCGCGTTTCGTCCGACCGGTCCCGGGCACGGCCCGGCGGTCCTGACGGTCGGGGCACGGAGTTGTGCTGGTCAGCCGGTGCGCGCCGGACGCCGACCGCCCCCGCCTGTCCCACCCGTGTGTTCGAATCCCGTCATGCACATGGTCGTCTGTGGCGCACTCGTGGTGAACGACGCGGTCCTGCTGGCGCACCGCAGTCCGGCCCGCCGGGCGTACCCGGATCTGTGGGATCTGCCCGGGGGCCACGTCGAAGCGGGCGAGTCCGCACGGCAGGCCCTCGCCCGCGAGCTGCGCGAGGAGGTCGGCGTCGAGATCGTCGCGGAGTCCTCCTCACGGGTGGGCGACCTGTGGGCCGGCAGCGGCGAGGACGCCGTACACGTGGGTGTCTGGCACGTCGGAGCCTGGCTCGGCTCCCCCGCCAACCGTGCCCCCGACGAGCACGACGACGTCGCCTGGGTCGGGCTCAGCGAGCTGGGCGGCCTTCCCCTAGTGCACCACGGCCTACCGGCGCTGCT harbors:
- a CDS encoding TetR/AcrR family transcriptional regulator, whose product is MAGRKQFDVDEALRRAMLVFWRWGWSEASIDRLTEGTGLGRSSLYGTFGDKSALFRKSLQLYAQTYHPLFDQALRGPHPDPSAVVAAFLQVTLNRIADPTVPDGCLVTVSATQFPALDAEGQAMVRAAMDGLRAMLEQALLAAGAGEQEAAELALCTLATNKSLGVLSRAGFSGEDLATVAAAAAHRHD
- a CDS encoding NUDIX domain-containing protein codes for the protein MHMVVCGALVVNDAVLLAHRSPARRAYPDLWDLPGGHVEAGESARQALARELREEVGVEIVAESSSRVGDLWAGSGEDAVHVGVWHVGAWLGSPANRAPDEHDDVAWVGLSELGGLPLVHHGLPALLRSLTRPPPSRLTEKVA